The Streptococcaceae bacterium ESL0687 genome has a segment encoding these proteins:
- a CDS encoding potassium transporter TrkH encodes MNLLSKLKPAQIISLGFLLIIFLGTIILMMPFASKTGEVTHLLDAFFTATSATCVTGLTTLPTAYHWSFWGQLAILIMNEVGGLGFMTVVVMLLTLTGQNPSLKYSMVIKESYSFASSGRAFYLIKYIIKMMALIQVGGAFLLAVSFVPLFGWTKGLWYSIFHSVSAVSNAGFDLFGNSLMDFTDNPYVLTVMSLLILSGGFGFIIWMDLLNYKNNPKLSLHTRIALVMAVLLVLGGTLLFMIINLKDFDGNILNYLSQNFFLAVSPRTAGFTIYDYNNMAYAGVFLTMVLMFIGGTSGSTSGGIKTTTFGVLLLNIRAILRREDATTYHYRTIPMSTIMQVYEVIFLYMSVTFISLFILLMTEKVPDHNGIEYIIFEVIAAISTAGFSMGMTPDLSVIGKLLIIILMFVGRIGLFTTIYTINHRDKKDTYFKYPEEQVIVG; translated from the coding sequence ATGAACCTTTTAAGCAAATTAAAACCAGCCCAGATTATAAGTCTTGGTTTCCTTTTGATTATTTTTCTAGGAACCATTATCCTTATGATGCCTTTTGCAAGTAAAACAGGGGAGGTTACTCACCTGTTAGATGCCTTTTTTACGGCTACGAGTGCGACCTGTGTAACTGGACTTACAACTCTTCCAACAGCCTATCATTGGTCCTTTTGGGGTCAACTGGCCATCCTTATCATGAATGAGGTAGGAGGTCTAGGTTTTATGACTGTAGTTGTCATGCTTCTTACCTTAACAGGACAAAACCCCAGCCTTAAATATTCAATGGTCATTAAAGAATCATATAGCTTTGCCAGTTCCGGCCGAGCCTTCTACCTGATTAAATATATTATAAAGATGATGGCCCTCATTCAGGTGGGAGGAGCTTTCCTTTTGGCCGTCTCCTTTGTCCCTTTATTTGGATGGACCAAGGGTCTCTGGTACAGTATTTTTCACTCGGTGTCAGCTGTTTCCAATGCAGGCTTTGATCTTTTTGGTAACTCTTTGATGGATTTTACTGATAATCCCTATGTCCTAACTGTTATGTCTCTTTTGATTTTATCAGGGGGTTTTGGTTTTATTATCTGGATGGATTTACTTAATTATAAAAATAATCCCAAGTTGAGCTTACATACAAGAATAGCCCTTGTTATGGCTGTCTTACTAGTTTTAGGGGGTACCCTCCTTTTCATGATTATTAACCTTAAAGATTTTGATGGAAACATTCTTAACTATCTGAGTCAAAATTTCTTTTTGGCCGTGAGTCCAAGAACGGCAGGATTTACCATCTATGACTATAATAATATGGCCTATGCCGGTGTCTTTTTGACCATGGTTTTAATGTTTATCGGAGGAACCAGTGGCTCAACATCAGGTGGGATTAAAACCACGACCTTTGGAGTATTATTATTAAATATCCGGGCTATTTTGAGGCGGGAAGATGCAACGACTTATCACTACCGAACCATACCCATGTCAACAATCATGCAGGTCTATGAAGTTATCTTCCTTTACATGTCAGTAACCTTTATTAGTCTTTTCATTCTTTTGATGACTGAAAAGGTACCTGATCATAACGGGATTGAGTACATTATTTTTGAAGTAATAGCTGCCATTTCTACAGCAGGTTTTTCTATGGGGATGACTCCAGATTTATCAGTTATTGGTAAGTTATTAATAATTATTTTAATGTTCGTTGGTCGGATTGGTCTTTTTACAACAATTTATACAATCAACCACAGGGATAAAAAAGATACCTACTTTAAATATCCTGAAGAACAGGTTATTGTTGGATAG
- a CDS encoding TrkA family potassium uptake protein — MKSYAVIGLGRFGGSVVKGLVERGQEVLAIDKNESLVNDYMDIATQAVIGDAQDERMLKSLAIGDFDYVVVAIGENEQASTLTTLLTKELGVKTVVAKAATPIQAKVLAKVGADVIIQPEDDAGKNLAEKLVNRNIFEYFEISHDMMFAEMKVNNSKFEGKKISEIRFYEKHEINVAMIRRADGSTEIGTGDTIIHLGDFIYVIGEKSAVSSLSNMI; from the coding sequence ATGAAATCATATGCAGTTATTGGTCTTGGCCGTTTTGGTGGAAGTGTGGTCAAGGGTCTTGTTGAAAGGGGCCAAGAGGTTCTTGCCATCGATAAGAATGAAAGTCTGGTTAATGATTACATGGATATAGCAACACAAGCTGTTATAGGTGATGCCCAGGATGAAAGGATGCTTAAAAGCCTTGCCATTGGTGATTTTGACTATGTGGTGGTGGCCATTGGTGAAAATGAGCAGGCCAGTACCCTAACAACTCTTTTAACAAAGGAACTTGGAGTGAAGACTGTGGTCGCAAAGGCTGCAACTCCTATCCAAGCTAAGGTTTTAGCCAAGGTTGGAGCAGATGTTATTATTCAACCAGAAGATGATGCTGGTAAAAATTTGGCCGAAAAATTAGTTAACCGCAATATCTTTGAATATTTTGAAATATCACATGACATGATGTTTGCAGAAATGAAGGTCAATAATTCCAAATTTGAAGGTAAAAAAATTTCAGAGATTAGGTTCTATGAAAAACATGAAATAAATGTTGCCATGATAAGACGGGCAGACGGTAGTACCGAAATTGGTACTGGGGATACAATTATTCACCTGGGTGATTTTATTTATGTCATTGGTGAAAAAAGTGCTGTTTCAAGTCTTAGCAACATGATTTAG
- the parE gene encoding DNA topoisomerase IV subunit B, protein MTIDINHYNDDAIQVLEGLDAVRKRPGMYIGSTDSAGLHHLVYEIVDNAVDEALSGFGDQIDVVIHADNSISVSDHGRGMPTGMHKMGIPTVEVIFTVLHAGGKFGQGGYKTSGGLHGVGSSVVNALSSWLEVEITRDGHIYKQRFENGGKPVTGLEKIGTAPKKASGTKVSFLPDPKIFSTTSYKYNTIFDRLNETAFLLKDVTLTLTDERDDKTDSFHYENGVKDFVAYLNEDKDTLTPVMHFAGEEADFQVEVALQYNDGYSDNILSFVNNVRTKDGGTHETGFKTALTKAMNDYARKTGLLKEKDKNLDGSDYREGLSAVISILVPEEHLQFEGQTKDKLGSPLARPIVEGLVGTQLSYFLMENGEVAQSLIRKAIKAREAREAARKAREDSRTGKKSKKDKGLLSGKLTPAQSKNPKKNELYLVEGDSAGGSAKQGRDRKFQAILPLRGKVINTEKAKISDIMKNEEINTMIYTIGAGVGADFNLSDVNYDKIIIMTDADTDGAHIQILLLTFFYRYMKPLVEAGKVYIALPPLYKMSQGKGKKEKVAYAWTDGELDELRKEFGKNSTLQRYKGLGEMNADQLWETTMDPESRTLIRVTLDDVAQAERRVSVLMGDKVEPRRKWIEDNVKFTLEEDGQVIF, encoded by the coding sequence TGATATTAATCATTATAATGATGACGCTATCCAGGTCTTAGAAGGACTTGATGCGGTAAGAAAGAGACCGGGGATGTATATTGGTTCCACGGACTCAGCAGGTCTTCACCACCTGGTATATGAAATTGTCGACAATGCAGTTGACGAGGCCCTAAGTGGCTTTGGTGATCAAATTGATGTAGTAATTCATGCTGATAACTCAATCAGTGTATCTGACCACGGGCGCGGGATGCCTACAGGAATGCACAAAATGGGGATCCCAACAGTTGAGGTCATTTTCACAGTCCTCCATGCTGGAGGTAAATTTGGCCAAGGGGGCTACAAGACTTCAGGAGGTCTCCACGGGGTGGGATCATCTGTAGTTAATGCCCTGTCTTCTTGGCTGGAGGTTGAAATCACTCGGGACGGTCATATTTATAAACAACGTTTTGAAAACGGCGGAAAACCGGTAACTGGTCTTGAAAAAATTGGGACGGCCCCTAAAAAGGCCAGTGGGACCAAGGTTAGCTTTTTACCAGACCCTAAGATTTTCTCAACTACAAGCTACAAGTATAATACCATCTTTGATAGACTCAATGAGACGGCCTTCCTATTGAAGGATGTGACCCTGACTCTGACTGACGAAAGAGATGATAAGACGGATTCCTTCCACTATGAAAATGGGGTCAAGGACTTTGTGGCTTACCTTAATGAGGATAAGGATACCCTGACTCCTGTCATGCATTTTGCAGGAGAAGAGGCTGACTTCCAGGTGGAAGTGGCCCTCCAGTACAATGACGGTTACTCAGACAATATCTTAAGCTTTGTCAACAATGTCCGGACCAAGGACGGGGGAACCCATGAAACAGGCTTTAAGACAGCTCTGACCAAGGCCATGAACGACTATGCCAGAAAGACTGGCCTCTTAAAGGAAAAAGACAAGAACCTGGACGGTAGTGACTACCGAGAAGGTCTGTCAGCAGTGATCTCAATCCTTGTGCCTGAAGAGCACCTGCAGTTTGAGGGGCAGACCAAGGATAAGCTGGGAAGTCCGTTGGCTCGACCTATTGTCGAAGGCTTAGTTGGAACCCAGCTATCATATTTTCTGATGGAAAACGGGGAAGTGGCCCAAAGTCTAATTAGAAAGGCCATCAAGGCCCGTGAGGCCCGTGAGGCTGCTAGAAAGGCCCGTGAGGACTCAAGAACCGGCAAGAAGAGCAAGAAGGACAAGGGGCTTTTATCAGGAAAACTGACTCCAGCTCAGTCGAAAAACCCCAAGAAAAATGAACTCTACCTGGTCGAAGGGGACTCTGCCGGAGGCTCTGCCAAACAGGGGCGTGACCGTAAGTTTCAAGCGATTTTACCCCTTCGTGGTAAGGTAATTAATACGGAGAAGGCAAAGATTTCTGACATCATGAAAAATGAGGAAATCAACACCATGATCTATACCATAGGAGCTGGGGTGGGGGCCGACTTTAACCTGTCTGATGTCAACTATGACAAGATTATCATTATGACCGATGCTGATACGGACGGAGCCCACATCCAAATCCTTCTTCTGACCTTCTTCTACCGCTATATGAAACCACTGGTTGAGGCCGGTAAGGTCTATATAGCACTACCTCCACTTTACAAGATGAGCCAGGGCAAGGGTAAAAAAGAGAAGGTAGCCTATGCCTGGACAGACGGAGAACTTGATGAACTCCGTAAAGAATTCGGTAAAAATTCGACCCTCCAGCGCTACAAGGGACTGGGTGAAATGAATGCCGACCAATTATGGGAGACAACCATGGATCCGGAATCAAGAACCCTTATCCGGGTTACCTTGGACGACGTGGCCCAGGCTGAGCGCCGGGTATCAGTCCTTATGGGAGACAAGGTTGAGCCACGGAGAAAGTGGATCGAAGACAATGTTAAATTTACCCTTGAAGAAGACGGACAAGTTATTTTTTAA